A portion of the Diprion similis isolate iyDipSimi1 chromosome 4, iyDipSimi1.1, whole genome shotgun sequence genome contains these proteins:
- the LOC124405598 gene encoding uncharacterized protein LOC124405598 isoform X2, with product MKLADTIKEFLIESINTYARIEIEEDETLDFQEQFKHHEPESVEDSELEWDSISSDEAADDSQCTKNEDEISFDYKKKAVEFWRSGKTKNLNIRTVAHRFKKVISKTQLKRWAHQINKGGTYEEKLNEISQYTLNRFIEATECGKIVHDIDLRRWALTAHKNFMNSDARFKASKEWVNKFKRAHRITSRKTTKFITRKTLEDSKNLKKTAEEFTNNVKSVINDLGLENVYNSDQSGFQFEMHSGRTLANQGSKEIECVVQSISSTTHSYTIQPTISADGKLLSPLYLVLKEIGGDFGPRVEKTLFKPTNVFVSASKSGKLTSDHFKQWLTEIYFPNVGDNSALLIDSWSGHCSEVVDAVTPPNKKIVLKIIPKGTTGQIQPLDVFGFRIWKNFVRHFSDIVILSGSDINLHLRNNIIKLQSLVHNQLSSPRYINMLKYAWYKSGYIEKTPPEFINPVTFGFGDNSEPRCHICGDLAVITCSWCKKPLCLKHFFEEYHYCNEYIP from the exons TTTTCAAGAAcaattcaaacaccatgagcCTGAAAGTGTAGAAGACAGTGAATTGGAATGGGATTCAATTTCATCTGATGAGGCAGCAGATGACTCTCaatgtacaaaaaatgaagatgagATTTCATTCGATTACAAAAAGAAAGCTGTGGAGTTTTGGAGaagtggaaaaacaaaaaatttaaatattcgtACAGTTGCACACCGTTTTAAAAAAGTGATTTCTAAAACACAATTGAAGCGTTGGGCTCATCAAATCAATAAAGGTGGGacttatgaagaaaaattaaatgagaTATCACAATACACTTTAAATCGCTTCATTGAAGCAACTGAATGTGGCAAGATCGTACACGATATTGATTTGCGACGATGGGCTTTGACCgcacataaaaatttcatgaattccGATGCACGATTCAAAGCGTCAAAAGAATGGGTGAATAAGTTCAAAAGAGCACATCGCATTACGTCTCGGAAAActacaaaatttattacccGGAAAACTTTAGAAGActcaaaaaatcttaaaaaaacgGCTGAAGAGTTTACAAATAACGTTAAATCTGTTATCAACGACCTTGGTCTGGAAAATGTTTACAATTCGGATCAAAGtggatttcaatttgaaatgcATTCTGGTCGCACTCTTGCAAACCAAGgatcaaaagaaattgaatgcgTTGTTCAATCAATATCTTCAACAACTCATTCTTATACGATTCAACCAACGATATCCGCCGATGGAAAATTACTTTCACCGTTATATCTTGTATTAAAAGAAATCGGTGGTGACTTTGGCCCACGCgtagaaaaaacgttattcAAACCCACAAACGTTTTTGTTTCGGCATCGAAATCTGGAAAGTTAACATCAG ATCATTTCAAACAGTGGCTGACCGAAATCTATTTTCCGAATGTTGGCGACAACAGTGCGCTTTTAATCGACTCCTGGAGTGGACACTGTTCAGAAGTAGTTGATGCAGTAACTCCTcctaacaaaaaaattgtactaaaaattattccaaaaggAACAACAGGACAAATACAACCATTAGATGTGTTTGGTTTTcgaatatggaaaaattttgttcggcatttttcagatatagtAATTCTTTCCGGTAGCGATATAAATCTGCATTTGAGGAATAACATAATCAAACTGCAGTCACTTGTTCACAATCAACTGTCTTCCCCACGTTATATTAATATGCTTAAATATGCATGGTACAAAAGTGGGTACATAGAAAAAACACCCCCTGAGTTCATCAATCCGGTGACGTTTGGTTTTGGAGATAATTCGGAACCACGATGTCACATTTGTGGTGATTTAGCTGTTATAACATGTTCGTGGTGCAAAAAACCTTTGTGTCTCAAACACTTCTTTGAGGAGTATCATTATTGCAATGAATACATTCCATAA